Proteins from one Malaya genurostris strain Urasoe2022 chromosome 2, Malgen_1.1, whole genome shotgun sequence genomic window:
- the LOC131432769 gene encoding ATP-binding cassette sub-family A member 2 isoform X1, producing MCSLYYELFITIAKKKSIPKSVTIDDVLPCPKKLSGETVSEKKTSIQMTQGTSLIEIFLIKAWKEKRRHPVRNVLNTLFPIVVVTLYVFSRSGYQRGGARKSAPETPVLLADAISQDELIEFYPTGTYNKLYYSPKNEFTEELIEHVRQKLSIIIDRVEGFSTTDEMEHVVLASQDFYAITFGSNSSEARLSYTIRSKNNNFRTQEVYSRDPYTSFLKDRNEYFESGFLALQYAIEKSFLEIRTGLADESLPEYRYEHIPLGGERPQESSEIFVVNMILAVFISVACTYLLLVPLVEEKASGMKEYLKIATPNSYWNEVAIFAVSFIQLFVISVVCMIITNVALVWALTTAQVVCSYLLLFLFVICTIMFTFFISTLLESVTISTIVAPICYFAPVIFASAQKRFESCLLIFPMAGFKVGVSILHDYQNSWRSFTAGDAFATGYPGNARNSLVWVMVMLIFGTIVWALLWFYISNVFPGKYGTPKKFLFLFERSYYQKSSNKINNSHDRSSLTEEDNNDNEKVMENGDHLEKVVKITKLNKTFKTSFGTRTAVKDLSLKIYKNRITALLGHNGAGKTTTMNIITGMTPRTSGSIEIDGEENSNNYRQQIGFCPQHNVALKYMTCREHLTFFGAIRGINIEQAKLEADEILGKVNLLEKSDEVLSNLSGGMKRRLCLANAIIGRTKLLILDEPTSGLDPESRRDIWDILLRLKKDHTILITTHFMEEADVLGDWIAIMENGELIAFGTSMFLKHYYGKGYTLKLLKKGHFKKEEVLAKIRDHISVDEEKPSVEPVFAVTLPYITIEQYAPLLKDLEENKETYGFDRISITNATLEEVFLNSSAKNKALEQNESFDVPDGPSRLRSPASSNGQVKQTVKFDEKICWPLLQQFFAISYKKYIHIRANLHIYGLMSCLPIVTAIFCFMFSNSLALIDYDSVALHHSAVDRAFVVIMLNNNDRPIDVETLRNSTSFKNLDIILADDGRIEDYLVQEAGRDWNRYLDQLIAAIEFNVSDRSLTILHNNNLLHSAPIAANIGNNLLLNYYGYPKAEISVRNSPINRRSQLDSMTPYLFTESIALAFMLYILQFLQLPYLEASSGFKQLQNINRYVYWGSSFLLDFLLHIIICLFVYCVARNMDREVVFSRTEHIQILGILIMYGLAALLVIYIISQCVDSMDTAVTFMSYLLIIGVCGVLLLSDGYDRIRENGGIIMLLHLIPEFALKHSLRVVYENQKLNRIEALIRANTIDHSRSADRQLDLNGIYVLIPTMMLVLIVVLNEVVENMYRKGAILEAKTRTVHLIKYYLRCGRKRCKDFDQTDSNYEMCSTVDDDVDAETNMVNEMVAKEPQQFAPYTIAVHNLKKRYLKLPAVKGVSFAVKRGECFGLLGMNGAGKTSTFQMITRNLPITDGTVYLNESDVRKSYESVYRSQFGYCPQGDALLDFMTPYQLLNYSARVKNLKDRENLVNRWLTDLDILSFAHNRINECSGGTKRKVNTALAMLGNPSIVFLDEPTTGVDPKSRHFVWGRIKSLQRQDQTIILTSHSMDECEELCNRLSIMVGGQLRCIGFIQRLKEKYGKGYNLWLKLNSNSSLSPSTLVADIQRRFRCEIKEEHDGMLKFLVPEPIRLSELFAQITSLKRDYDAVISSFSINETSLEDIFLNFKPPSVSARCGRLVEDIV from the exons GACGAACTGATAGAATTCTATCCGACCGGCACCTACAACAAGCTGTACTATTCTCCAAAAAACGAGTTTACCGAGGAACTGATCGAACATGTCCGCCAGAAGCTTTCGATTATCATCGACC GAGTTGAAGGTTTTTCAACAACCGACGAAATGGAACACGTCGTACTGGCCAGTCAGGACTTTTACGCGATCACTTTCGGCAGTAATTCATCCGAGGCACGACTCTCATACACGAttcgcagtaaaaacaacaactttcGCACGCAGGAAGTCTACTCGCGGGATCCTTACACGAGTTTCCTGAAAGATCGAAACGAGTACTTCGAAAGCGGTTTCCTTGCGTTGCAATATGCGATCGAAAAATCGTTCCTGGAAATACGAACGGGACTGGCGGATGAGTCCTTGCCGGAGTACCGGTACGAGCACATACCACTGGGCGGTGAACGACCGCAGGAATCATCGGAAATCTTTGTGGTCAATATGATACTGGCAGTGTTCATCTCTGTGGCCTGTACTTATCTTCTGTTGGTTCCGCTTGTGGAAGAGAAGGCTTCCGGTATGAAGGAATACCTAAAGATTGCCACTCCGAACAGCTACTGGAACGAGGTGGCAATTTTCGCGGTGAGTTTTATTCAACTGTTTGTGATCTCGGTGGTCTGCATGATTATCACCAATGTCGCATTGGTTTGGGCACTGACGACTGCCCAGGTTGTATGCTCCTACCTACTGCTGTTTTTGTTTGTCATCTGTACCATCATGTTTACATTCTTCATCAGTACCCTGCTGGAATCCGTCACAATATCGACGATCGTGGCACCAATCTGCTACTTTGCTCCGGTCATTTTCGCTTCCGCCCAGAAACGATTCGAAAGTTGCCTACTGATTTTCCCGATGGCTGGATTCAAAGTAGGCGTGTCGATTTTGCACGACTATCAAAACTCATGGCGCAGCTTCACAGCAGGCGATGCGTTCGCAACCGGATATCCCGGAAACGCTAGAAATAGTTTAGTCTGGGTAATGGTCATGCTGATATTCGGTACCATAGTTTGGGCATTGTTGTGGTTCTacatttcaaatgtttttccCGGAAAGTACGGTACCcctaaaaagtttttgtttttgttcgaaAGAAGCTACTATCAGAAAAGTTCGAATAAAATCAACAACAGTCACGACCGCTCCAGTCTGACCGAAGAGGATAACAACGACAACGAAAAAGTGATGGAAAATGGTGACCATTTGGAGAAGGTTGTGAAAATCACCAAGCTTAACAAAACATTCAAAACATCGTTCGGAACGCGTACTGCGGTGAAAGATCTGTCGTTGAAAATATACAAAAACAGAATAACGGCTCTGTTGGGTCACAACGGTGCAGGGAAGACAACGACCATGAACATCATCACTGGAATGACTCCTCGAACCTCCGGAAGCATTGAGATCGATGGGGAGGAAAACTCCAACAACTATCGGCAACAGATTGGATTCTGTCCGCAGCACAATGTAGCGCTGAAATACATGACCTGTCGCGAACATTTGACTTTCTTCGGAGCTATTCGTGGCATCAACATTGAACAGGCTAAACTAGAGGCGGATGAGATCCTAGGGAAGGTGAACCTGTTGGAGAAAAGTGATGAAGTACTGTCCAACCTGTCCGGCGGAATGAAGAGAAGACTTTGCCTAGCGAATGCCATCATCGGTAGAACAAAGCTACTGATTCTAGATGAGCCGACTTCGGGATTGGATCCCGAATCAAGACGAGACATTTGGGATATTTTATTGAGACTAAAAAAGGATCACACTATTCTGATTACTACACATTTCATGGAGGAAGCGGATGTGCTCGGCGATTGGATTGCCATTATGGAGAACGGGGAATTGATTGCGTTCGGTACCTCCATGTTTTTGAAGCATTATTACGGAAAGGGGTACACACTGAAGCTTCTTAAGAAAGGTCACTTCAAAAAGGAAGAAGTTCTGGCCAAAATCAGAGATCATATCAGCGTGGATGAGGAAAAACCTTCCGTGGAACCGGTGTTTGCTGTCACGCTTCCCTACATTACCATCGAACAGTATGCGCCTCTGTTGAAAGATTTAGAGGAAAACAAGGAAACCTATGGATTTGATAGAATCAGTATTACGAACGCAACATTGGAGGAGGTGTTTTTGAA TTCTTCCGCGAAAAATAAGGCACTGGAACAGAATGAAAGCTTCGACGTTCCAGATGGACCCAGCAGACTGCGAAGCCCAGCTTCGAGTAATGGGCAAGTCAAACAGACGGTTAAGTTCGACGAAAAGATATGTTGGCCTTTGCTGCAGCAGTTCTTTGCAATCAGCTACAAGAAATATATACACATCAGAGCAAATCTTCACATTTACGGTTTGATGTCGTGCTTACCAATTGTTACAGCAATCTTTTGCTTCATGTTTAGCAACAGCTTGGCTCTAATTGATTACGACTCCGTCGCGTTACATCATTCAGCGGTAGATCGTGCGTTTGTTGTGATCATGCTGAACAATAACGATCGTCCGATCGACGTTGAAACGCTCCGAAACAGTACTAGCTTTAAAAACTTGGACATAATACTAGCCGACGATGGTCGCATAGAGGACTATCTGGTACAGGAAGCTGGCAGAGATTGGAACCGTTATCTGGATCAGTTGATAGCGGCAATCGAGTTTAACGTTAGTGATCGCAGTCTGACCATACTGCACAATAATAATTTGCTGCACAGTGCTCCCATCGCCGCTAACATTGGAAATAATCTGCTGCTGAACTATTACGGTTATCCGAAGGCGGAAATTTCCGTGCGGAACAGTCCCATTAACCGAAGATCGCAGCTAGATTCGATGACGCCTTATCTGTTCACGGAGTCGATTGCTTTAG CATTCATGCTCTACATTTTGCAATTCCTGCAACTGCCGTACCTCGAAGCATCGTCCGGTTTCAAGCAACTGCAGAACATCAATCGCTACGTGTACTGGGGCAGCTCATTTCTGTTGGACTTTTTGTTACATATCATCATCTGTCTGTTTGTGTACTGTGTTGCCCGGAATATGGACCGAGAAGTGGTTTTCAGTCGAACCGAACATATCCAGATCCTCGGTATTCTGATAATGTACGGCCTGGCTGCCCTGTTGGTGATTTACATCATTAGCCAGTGCGTCGATAGTATGGATACCGCCGTGACCTTCATGAGCTATCTGCTGATCATCGGTGTTTGCGGAGTGCTGCTGCTGTCGGACGGATACGATCGGATACGCGAGAACGGCGGCATCATTATGCTGTTGCATCTGATTCCCGAGTTTGCACTGAAACACTCACTGCGAGTGGTTTACGAGAATCagaaactcaacagaattgaagCCTTGATCCGGGCGAACACGATTGACCACAGCAGAAGCGCTGATCGGCAACTTGATTTGAATGGGATTTACGTACTCATACCAACTATGATGTTGGTTTTAATAGTGGTACTCAACGAAGTGGTTGAAAATATGTACAGAAAGGGAGCAATTCTTGAAGCAAAGACTAGAACTGTCCACCTTATAAAGTATTATCTGCGTTGTGGTCGAAAAAGATGCAAAGATTTCGATCAAACTGATTCAAACTATGAGATGTGCAGCACCGTAGACGATGATGTGGATGCGGAAACCAATATGGTGAACGAAATGGTTGCCAAAGAACCACAGCAGTTTGCCCCGTACACGATCGCTGTTCATAATCTGAAGAAGCGCTACCTGAAGCTACCGGCGGTGAAGGGTGTCAGTTTCGCTGTTAAACGAGGAGAATGCTTCGGGCTTCTCGGGATGAACGGAGCCGGTAAGACAAGTACATTCCAGATGATCACTCGAAATCTACCGATCACAGACGGAACGGTCTATCTGAACGAATCAGATGTTAGGAAATCCTACGAAAGTGTCTACCGTTCCCAATTCGGATACTGTCCCCAGGGGGATGCATTGCTTGATTTTATGACCCCGTATCAACTGCTTAACTACAGTGCAAGGGTTAAGAATTTGAAGGATCGTGAGAATTTAGTCAATCGATGGCTAACCGATCTTGACATACTTTCATTCGCCCACAATCGAATCAACGAATGTTCGGGTGGAACCAAACGCAAAGTGAACACGGCGCTAGCAATGCTGGGCAATCCTTCGATAGTATTTCTAGACGAACCGACGACGGGCGTCGATCCCAAGTCGCGGCATTTCGTGTGGGGTCGAATTAAGTCTCTCCAGCGGCAGGACCAGACCATCATTCTGACCTCGCACAGTATGGACGAGTGCGAGGAACTGTGCAACCGACTGTCGATCATGGTCGGTGGTCAACTGCGGTGTATCGGTTTCATTCAGCGGTTGAAGGAGAAGTACGGCAAAGGTTACAACTTGTGGCTTAAACTGAACAGTAATAGCAGTTTATCGCCAAGCACGTTGGTTGCCGATATCCAGCGACGGTTCCGATGTGAAATCAAGGAAGAACACgat GGTATGCTGAAATTCCTCGTCCCCGAGCCGATACGATTGTCGGAACTGTTTGCGCAAATAACCTCGCTCAAGAGGGATTACGATGCGGTCATCAGTAGCTTTTCGATCAATGAAACTTCACTGGAAGACATTTTCCTCAACTTCAAGCCACCGTCCGTCAGTGCGCGATGCGGTCGACTGGTCGAAGATATTGTGTGA
- the LOC131432769 gene encoding ATP-binding cassette sub-family A member 2 isoform X2, with amino-acid sequence MLAAKKKSIPKSVTIDDVLPCPKKLSGETVSEKKTSIQMTQGTSLIEIFLIKAWKEKRRHPVRNVLNTLFPIVVVTLYVFSRSGYQRGGARKSAPETPVLLADAISQDELIEFYPTGTYNKLYYSPKNEFTEELIEHVRQKLSIIIDRVEGFSTTDEMEHVVLASQDFYAITFGSNSSEARLSYTIRSKNNNFRTQEVYSRDPYTSFLKDRNEYFESGFLALQYAIEKSFLEIRTGLADESLPEYRYEHIPLGGERPQESSEIFVVNMILAVFISVACTYLLLVPLVEEKASGMKEYLKIATPNSYWNEVAIFAVSFIQLFVISVVCMIITNVALVWALTTAQVVCSYLLLFLFVICTIMFTFFISTLLESVTISTIVAPICYFAPVIFASAQKRFESCLLIFPMAGFKVGVSILHDYQNSWRSFTAGDAFATGYPGNARNSLVWVMVMLIFGTIVWALLWFYISNVFPGKYGTPKKFLFLFERSYYQKSSNKINNSHDRSSLTEEDNNDNEKVMENGDHLEKVVKITKLNKTFKTSFGTRTAVKDLSLKIYKNRITALLGHNGAGKTTTMNIITGMTPRTSGSIEIDGEENSNNYRQQIGFCPQHNVALKYMTCREHLTFFGAIRGINIEQAKLEADEILGKVNLLEKSDEVLSNLSGGMKRRLCLANAIIGRTKLLILDEPTSGLDPESRRDIWDILLRLKKDHTILITTHFMEEADVLGDWIAIMENGELIAFGTSMFLKHYYGKGYTLKLLKKGHFKKEEVLAKIRDHISVDEEKPSVEPVFAVTLPYITIEQYAPLLKDLEENKETYGFDRISITNATLEEVFLNSSAKNKALEQNESFDVPDGPSRLRSPASSNGQVKQTVKFDEKICWPLLQQFFAISYKKYIHIRANLHIYGLMSCLPIVTAIFCFMFSNSLALIDYDSVALHHSAVDRAFVVIMLNNNDRPIDVETLRNSTSFKNLDIILADDGRIEDYLVQEAGRDWNRYLDQLIAAIEFNVSDRSLTILHNNNLLHSAPIAANIGNNLLLNYYGYPKAEISVRNSPINRRSQLDSMTPYLFTESIALAFMLYILQFLQLPYLEASSGFKQLQNINRYVYWGSSFLLDFLLHIIICLFVYCVARNMDREVVFSRTEHIQILGILIMYGLAALLVIYIISQCVDSMDTAVTFMSYLLIIGVCGVLLLSDGYDRIRENGGIIMLLHLIPEFALKHSLRVVYENQKLNRIEALIRANTIDHSRSADRQLDLNGIYVLIPTMMLVLIVVLNEVVENMYRKGAILEAKTRTVHLIKYYLRCGRKRCKDFDQTDSNYEMCSTVDDDVDAETNMVNEMVAKEPQQFAPYTIAVHNLKKRYLKLPAVKGVSFAVKRGECFGLLGMNGAGKTSTFQMITRNLPITDGTVYLNESDVRKSYESVYRSQFGYCPQGDALLDFMTPYQLLNYSARVKNLKDRENLVNRWLTDLDILSFAHNRINECSGGTKRKVNTALAMLGNPSIVFLDEPTTGVDPKSRHFVWGRIKSLQRQDQTIILTSHSMDECEELCNRLSIMVGGQLRCIGFIQRLKEKYGKGYNLWLKLNSNSSLSPSTLVADIQRRFRCEIKEEHDGMLKFLVPEPIRLSELFAQITSLKRDYDAVISSFSINETSLEDIFLNFKPPSVSARCGRLVEDIV; translated from the exons GACGAACTGATAGAATTCTATCCGACCGGCACCTACAACAAGCTGTACTATTCTCCAAAAAACGAGTTTACCGAGGAACTGATCGAACATGTCCGCCAGAAGCTTTCGATTATCATCGACC GAGTTGAAGGTTTTTCAACAACCGACGAAATGGAACACGTCGTACTGGCCAGTCAGGACTTTTACGCGATCACTTTCGGCAGTAATTCATCCGAGGCACGACTCTCATACACGAttcgcagtaaaaacaacaactttcGCACGCAGGAAGTCTACTCGCGGGATCCTTACACGAGTTTCCTGAAAGATCGAAACGAGTACTTCGAAAGCGGTTTCCTTGCGTTGCAATATGCGATCGAAAAATCGTTCCTGGAAATACGAACGGGACTGGCGGATGAGTCCTTGCCGGAGTACCGGTACGAGCACATACCACTGGGCGGTGAACGACCGCAGGAATCATCGGAAATCTTTGTGGTCAATATGATACTGGCAGTGTTCATCTCTGTGGCCTGTACTTATCTTCTGTTGGTTCCGCTTGTGGAAGAGAAGGCTTCCGGTATGAAGGAATACCTAAAGATTGCCACTCCGAACAGCTACTGGAACGAGGTGGCAATTTTCGCGGTGAGTTTTATTCAACTGTTTGTGATCTCGGTGGTCTGCATGATTATCACCAATGTCGCATTGGTTTGGGCACTGACGACTGCCCAGGTTGTATGCTCCTACCTACTGCTGTTTTTGTTTGTCATCTGTACCATCATGTTTACATTCTTCATCAGTACCCTGCTGGAATCCGTCACAATATCGACGATCGTGGCACCAATCTGCTACTTTGCTCCGGTCATTTTCGCTTCCGCCCAGAAACGATTCGAAAGTTGCCTACTGATTTTCCCGATGGCTGGATTCAAAGTAGGCGTGTCGATTTTGCACGACTATCAAAACTCATGGCGCAGCTTCACAGCAGGCGATGCGTTCGCAACCGGATATCCCGGAAACGCTAGAAATAGTTTAGTCTGGGTAATGGTCATGCTGATATTCGGTACCATAGTTTGGGCATTGTTGTGGTTCTacatttcaaatgtttttccCGGAAAGTACGGTACCcctaaaaagtttttgtttttgttcgaaAGAAGCTACTATCAGAAAAGTTCGAATAAAATCAACAACAGTCACGACCGCTCCAGTCTGACCGAAGAGGATAACAACGACAACGAAAAAGTGATGGAAAATGGTGACCATTTGGAGAAGGTTGTGAAAATCACCAAGCTTAACAAAACATTCAAAACATCGTTCGGAACGCGTACTGCGGTGAAAGATCTGTCGTTGAAAATATACAAAAACAGAATAACGGCTCTGTTGGGTCACAACGGTGCAGGGAAGACAACGACCATGAACATCATCACTGGAATGACTCCTCGAACCTCCGGAAGCATTGAGATCGATGGGGAGGAAAACTCCAACAACTATCGGCAACAGATTGGATTCTGTCCGCAGCACAATGTAGCGCTGAAATACATGACCTGTCGCGAACATTTGACTTTCTTCGGAGCTATTCGTGGCATCAACATTGAACAGGCTAAACTAGAGGCGGATGAGATCCTAGGGAAGGTGAACCTGTTGGAGAAAAGTGATGAAGTACTGTCCAACCTGTCCGGCGGAATGAAGAGAAGACTTTGCCTAGCGAATGCCATCATCGGTAGAACAAAGCTACTGATTCTAGATGAGCCGACTTCGGGATTGGATCCCGAATCAAGACGAGACATTTGGGATATTTTATTGAGACTAAAAAAGGATCACACTATTCTGATTACTACACATTTCATGGAGGAAGCGGATGTGCTCGGCGATTGGATTGCCATTATGGAGAACGGGGAATTGATTGCGTTCGGTACCTCCATGTTTTTGAAGCATTATTACGGAAAGGGGTACACACTGAAGCTTCTTAAGAAAGGTCACTTCAAAAAGGAAGAAGTTCTGGCCAAAATCAGAGATCATATCAGCGTGGATGAGGAAAAACCTTCCGTGGAACCGGTGTTTGCTGTCACGCTTCCCTACATTACCATCGAACAGTATGCGCCTCTGTTGAAAGATTTAGAGGAAAACAAGGAAACCTATGGATTTGATAGAATCAGTATTACGAACGCAACATTGGAGGAGGTGTTTTTGAA TTCTTCCGCGAAAAATAAGGCACTGGAACAGAATGAAAGCTTCGACGTTCCAGATGGACCCAGCAGACTGCGAAGCCCAGCTTCGAGTAATGGGCAAGTCAAACAGACGGTTAAGTTCGACGAAAAGATATGTTGGCCTTTGCTGCAGCAGTTCTTTGCAATCAGCTACAAGAAATATATACACATCAGAGCAAATCTTCACATTTACGGTTTGATGTCGTGCTTACCAATTGTTACAGCAATCTTTTGCTTCATGTTTAGCAACAGCTTGGCTCTAATTGATTACGACTCCGTCGCGTTACATCATTCAGCGGTAGATCGTGCGTTTGTTGTGATCATGCTGAACAATAACGATCGTCCGATCGACGTTGAAACGCTCCGAAACAGTACTAGCTTTAAAAACTTGGACATAATACTAGCCGACGATGGTCGCATAGAGGACTATCTGGTACAGGAAGCTGGCAGAGATTGGAACCGTTATCTGGATCAGTTGATAGCGGCAATCGAGTTTAACGTTAGTGATCGCAGTCTGACCATACTGCACAATAATAATTTGCTGCACAGTGCTCCCATCGCCGCTAACATTGGAAATAATCTGCTGCTGAACTATTACGGTTATCCGAAGGCGGAAATTTCCGTGCGGAACAGTCCCATTAACCGAAGATCGCAGCTAGATTCGATGACGCCTTATCTGTTCACGGAGTCGATTGCTTTAG CATTCATGCTCTACATTTTGCAATTCCTGCAACTGCCGTACCTCGAAGCATCGTCCGGTTTCAAGCAACTGCAGAACATCAATCGCTACGTGTACTGGGGCAGCTCATTTCTGTTGGACTTTTTGTTACATATCATCATCTGTCTGTTTGTGTACTGTGTTGCCCGGAATATGGACCGAGAAGTGGTTTTCAGTCGAACCGAACATATCCAGATCCTCGGTATTCTGATAATGTACGGCCTGGCTGCCCTGTTGGTGATTTACATCATTAGCCAGTGCGTCGATAGTATGGATACCGCCGTGACCTTCATGAGCTATCTGCTGATCATCGGTGTTTGCGGAGTGCTGCTGCTGTCGGACGGATACGATCGGATACGCGAGAACGGCGGCATCATTATGCTGTTGCATCTGATTCCCGAGTTTGCACTGAAACACTCACTGCGAGTGGTTTACGAGAATCagaaactcaacagaattgaagCCTTGATCCGGGCGAACACGATTGACCACAGCAGAAGCGCTGATCGGCAACTTGATTTGAATGGGATTTACGTACTCATACCAACTATGATGTTGGTTTTAATAGTGGTACTCAACGAAGTGGTTGAAAATATGTACAGAAAGGGAGCAATTCTTGAAGCAAAGACTAGAACTGTCCACCTTATAAAGTATTATCTGCGTTGTGGTCGAAAAAGATGCAAAGATTTCGATCAAACTGATTCAAACTATGAGATGTGCAGCACCGTAGACGATGATGTGGATGCGGAAACCAATATGGTGAACGAAATGGTTGCCAAAGAACCACAGCAGTTTGCCCCGTACACGATCGCTGTTCATAATCTGAAGAAGCGCTACCTGAAGCTACCGGCGGTGAAGGGTGTCAGTTTCGCTGTTAAACGAGGAGAATGCTTCGGGCTTCTCGGGATGAACGGAGCCGGTAAGACAAGTACATTCCAGATGATCACTCGAAATCTACCGATCACAGACGGAACGGTCTATCTGAACGAATCAGATGTTAGGAAATCCTACGAAAGTGTCTACCGTTCCCAATTCGGATACTGTCCCCAGGGGGATGCATTGCTTGATTTTATGACCCCGTATCAACTGCTTAACTACAGTGCAAGGGTTAAGAATTTGAAGGATCGTGAGAATTTAGTCAATCGATGGCTAACCGATCTTGACATACTTTCATTCGCCCACAATCGAATCAACGAATGTTCGGGTGGAACCAAACGCAAAGTGAACACGGCGCTAGCAATGCTGGGCAATCCTTCGATAGTATTTCTAGACGAACCGACGACGGGCGTCGATCCCAAGTCGCGGCATTTCGTGTGGGGTCGAATTAAGTCTCTCCAGCGGCAGGACCAGACCATCATTCTGACCTCGCACAGTATGGACGAGTGCGAGGAACTGTGCAACCGACTGTCGATCATGGTCGGTGGTCAACTGCGGTGTATCGGTTTCATTCAGCGGTTGAAGGAGAAGTACGGCAAAGGTTACAACTTGTGGCTTAAACTGAACAGTAATAGCAGTTTATCGCCAAGCACGTTGGTTGCCGATATCCAGCGACGGTTCCGATGTGAAATCAAGGAAGAACACgat GGTATGCTGAAATTCCTCGTCCCCGAGCCGATACGATTGTCGGAACTGTTTGCGCAAATAACCTCGCTCAAGAGGGATTACGATGCGGTCATCAGTAGCTTTTCGATCAATGAAACTTCACTGGAAGACATTTTCCTCAACTTCAAGCCACCGTCCGTCAGTGCGCGATGCGGTCGACTGGTCGAAGATATTGTGTGA